A genomic stretch from Acidobacteriota bacterium includes:
- a CDS encoding CRTAC1 family protein, whose amino-acid sequence MRRNLSRRELLKELGTAGVGAWLGLRPGSYGCAAPAQSAAFRVPVIFTDVREAAGITFKQDGTGSKEKYYLETMGTGVGWIDYDQDGLLDLYFVQTSVTRAYKPPHPLRSALYHNNGDGTFTDVTEKAGVAGEGHYGQGVCVGDYDNDGYPDLYVTGYGSAILYHNNGNGTFTDVTEKAGVADKGMWSTSAAWIDYDKDGWLDLVVCNYIEWSPENNIWCGEHRAGYRAYCHPDNYRGQRLKLYHNNHDGTFADVSKQSGIGVPEAKGMGVVTADFNNDGWPDIAVANDTWPNFLFINQKDGTFKDISFISGVAASADGKYEAGMGIDAADVDGDGWPDIYVTHLDFELDRLYHNNRDETFDDVTYQCGIGNSAIFLSGVAAIFADYDNDGWTDIMQVNGAMLDNINLYHTEVTYKEAKLMFRNLGKGKFANVSKELGPAFMRPVAGRGLAAADFDNDGDIDFAINSRDDYPELLRNDGGNANNWLTVNLVGTKSNRDGLGSVLKLTSEGFTQVNQAKGGMSYMSANDPRIHFGLGKRKSIELLQITWPSGAVDNLSTVPMNQIITVKEGAGIVPKNFPRIAWK is encoded by the coding sequence TTGAGAAGGAACTTATCGCGCCGCGAATTATTGAAGGAATTGGGGACAGCAGGCGTGGGAGCATGGCTCGGGCTTCGGCCGGGAAGTTATGGTTGCGCAGCGCCAGCCCAATCCGCAGCCTTCAGAGTTCCAGTCATATTTACTGATGTCCGCGAAGCGGCGGGCATCACGTTCAAGCAGGACGGCACAGGAAGCAAAGAAAAGTACTACCTGGAGACCATGGGGACGGGCGTGGGCTGGATAGATTATGACCAGGACGGCCTTCTGGACCTTTACTTCGTCCAGACATCCGTCACCAGGGCCTACAAGCCGCCACACCCTCTACGCTCCGCTCTCTATCACAACAACGGCGATGGCACGTTCACCGACGTCACGGAAAAGGCTGGCGTAGCTGGCGAAGGCCATTACGGCCAGGGCGTCTGCGTGGGAGATTACGATAACGACGGTTACCCTGACCTTTATGTCACCGGCTACGGAAGCGCGATTCTTTACCACAACAACGGCAACGGTACATTCACCGACGTCACGGAAAAGGCCGGCGTGGCCGACAAGGGCATGTGGTCTACCAGCGCGGCCTGGATTGATTATGACAAGGATGGCTGGCTCGATCTGGTGGTCTGCAATTATATCGAGTGGTCCCCTGAGAACAACATTTGGTGCGGCGAGCACAGGGCCGGTTATCGGGCCTATTGCCACCCTGACAATTACCGCGGCCAACGCCTCAAGCTTTACCACAACAATCACGATGGCACCTTTGCCGATGTCAGCAAGCAATCGGGCATCGGGGTCCCCGAAGCAAAAGGCATGGGAGTTGTGACCGCGGATTTTAACAATGACGGATGGCCAGACATCGCGGTTGCCAATGACACCTGGCCAAATTTTCTCTTTATCAACCAGAAAGATGGAACGTTTAAAGATATCTCGTTTATTTCCGGAGTGGCCGCGAGCGCTGACGGCAAGTATGAAGCCGGCATGGGAATCGATGCTGCTGATGTGGACGGCGACGGGTGGCCCGACATTTATGTGACCCACCTCGACTTTGAACTCGACCGCCTCTACCACAACAACCGCGATGAAACATTTGATGACGTCACGTACCAGTGCGGCATCGGCAACAGCGCCATCTTCCTGAGTGGAGTAGCCGCGATCTTCGCGGATTATGATAATGACGGCTGGACTGACATCATGCAGGTGAATGGAGCTATGCTGGATAACATCAACCTCTACCACACCGAAGTCACCTACAAAGAGGCCAAGCTGATGTTTCGCAATCTCGGCAAAGGGAAGTTTGCCAATGTGTCCAAAGAGCTCGGCCCTGCGTTCATGCGCCCGGTTGCAGGGCGCGGACTTGCCGCCGCTGACTTTGACAATGATGGGGACATCGACTTTGCCATTAATTCACGGGACGATTATCCCGAGTTGCTTCGGAACGACGGCGGCAACGCCAACAACTGGCTGACCGTCAACCTGGTGGGCACCAAGTCAAACCGTGACGGCCTGGGAAGCGTCCTGAAACTGACCTCGGAGGGCTTCACGCAGGTCAACCAGGCCAAGGGCGGCATGAGCTACATGTCAGCGAATGACCCACGCATCCATTTTGGGCTTGGCAAGCGCAAGAGTATCGAATTGCTCCAGATTACCTGGCCCAGCGGAGCAGTTGACAATCTGTCCACGGTTCCAATGAACCAGATCATTACCGTCAAGGAAGGCGCGGGCATCGTCCCGAAAAACTTCCCCCGCATCGCATGGAAGTGA
- a CDS encoding VOC family protein — protein MKIKLLCLLICFMAVSSPVASAAVERPKILGIAHVAFYVSNLPRTLAYYEDFLGFAEPYELKNDDGRAHVSFIKINDHQYVQLLTGQPRGDGMLDHIAFYTDNVEQLRHYLISSGVQVSTKVSIGRTGDKIFAVKDPDGHTVKFVEYQPNGWAMKGKGIDMPAARISDHIMHIGFTVGALARSKEFYGDILGFKEFWRGSSDGVALSWVDLRVPDGKDYVELMLYKELPPQDQRGGANHISLMTPNISKAVAMLRSRAAAVKYTRNVEIHVGHNRQRQSNFFDPDGTRTELMEPFTIDGKPTPPSTAPPPK, from the coding sequence ATGAAAATTAAACTCTTATGCCTGCTGATATGCTTTATGGCAGTTTCGTCACCTGTTGCGAGCGCTGCGGTGGAGCGACCGAAAATTCTGGGTATCGCCCACGTAGCCTTTTATGTAAGTAACCTGCCCAGGACGCTGGCCTATTATGAGGACTTTCTCGGTTTTGCTGAACCTTATGAGCTGAAGAACGATGACGGGAGAGCCCACGTCTCCTTCATAAAGATCAACGACCACCAGTACGTGCAACTTCTTACTGGGCAGCCCAGGGGCGACGGGATGCTTGATCACATCGCTTTCTATACCGACAACGTTGAACAGCTTCGACACTACCTCATCTCGAGCGGAGTCCAGGTGTCGACCAAGGTCAGCATAGGAAGAACCGGGGATAAGATTTTTGCGGTCAAGGACCCAGATGGCCATACGGTGAAGTTTGTGGAATATCAGCCTAACGGTTGGGCCATGAAAGGGAAGGGCATAGATATGCCAGCCGCCCGCATCTCCGACCATATCATGCACATTGGATTCACGGTGGGGGCGCTTGCCAGATCCAAAGAGTTTTATGGAGACATCCTTGGTTTCAAGGAGTTTTGGCGGGGGAGCTCGGATGGAGTCGCCCTGAGTTGGGTGGATCTGCGTGTGCCCGATGGGAAGGATTATGTTGAATTGATGCTCTACAAAGAGCTGCCTCCACAGGACCAACGGGGTGGGGCAAACCACATCTCGCTGATGACCCCAAATATTAGCAAGGCGGTTGCTATGCTCCGGTCACGCGCCGCTGCCGTGAAATACACGCGCAACGTTGAAATCCACGTGGGTCATAACCGTCAGCGCCAGTCAAACTTTTTTGACCCTGACGGTACTCGTACAGAGTTGATGGAGCCTTTCACGATTGACGGCAAGCCGACGCCGCCCTCAACTGCCCCGCCGCCTAAATAA